A stretch of the Malus sylvestris chromosome 10, drMalSylv7.2, whole genome shotgun sequence genome encodes the following:
- the LOC126587132 gene encoding proline-rich protein 4-like, with the protein MKIFQKCFWLCVLFVSFCYAEQTVEVLGVGECTDCDQNSIKTSRAFSGLRVTIDCKPENGHFKTRGVGELNEHGEFKVSLPKEILKEENQLKEDCYAQLHSASAVPCAAHDGLKSTKIVFKSKASDGTQTFGVVGGKLKFSPVTCTSAFFWPHKKHPLFSKLPHLPKLPTFPKSHPILGHPFPFPPKVFPPFPPKVFPPKVPIFKKPLPPPVPIYKKPLPPHIPVYKKPLPPPIPVYKKPLPPPVPIYKKPLPPPIPVYKKPLPPPVPVYKKPLPPPVPIYKKPLPPLVPVYKKPLPPPIPIYTKPFPPPVPFFKPKPKPHPFFKPKPKPHPFFKPHPPLPKIPHPFFKPLPPLPKIPHPFFKKPPIPPLHPKYYFPHPKDGKFPPMPPLVPQYP; encoded by the exons ATGAAGATCTTCCAGAAGTGCTTCTGGCTTTGTGTGCTTTTTGTGAGCTTTTGCTACGCTGAACAGACAGTTGAGGTACTTGGTGTTGGAGAATGTACTGACTGTGATCAGAATAGCATTAAGACTAGCCGTGCCTTTTCAG GTCTTCGTGTAACAATTGATTGCAAGCCAGAAAATGGACACTTCAAGACAAGAGGAGTTGGGGAGCTCAATGAACATGGAGAGTTCAAAGTCTCACTCCCTAAAGAGattctaaaagaagaaaaccaACTAAAAGAGGACTGTTATGCCCAACTCCACAGTGCATCAGCTGTCCCTTGTGCTGCCCATGACGGCCTAAAATCCACAAAAATAGTCTTCAAGTCTAAGGCAAGTGATGGGACACAAACCTTTGGAGTGGTTGGTGGAAAGCTCAAATTTTCACCTGTGACTTGCACTTCCGCCTTCTTTTGGCCTCACAAGAAGCACCCACTTTTTTCCAAATTGCCACATTTGCCTAAGTTGCCAACTTTCCCTAAATCTCACCCAATTTTGGGACACCCATTCCCATTCCCTCCTAAGGTTTTTCCTCCATTCCCACCTAAGGTCTTCCCTCCAAAAGTACCAATCTTCAAGAAGCCTCTTCCTCCACCAGTGCCAATCTACAAGAAACCTCTCCCTCCCCACATCCCAGTGTACAAGAAGCCTCTTCCACCACCAATCCCAGTATACAAGAAGCCTCTTCCACCACCAGTCCCAATATACAAGAAGCCTCTTCCACCACCAATCCCAGTATACAAGAAGCCTCTTCCACCACCAGTCCCAGTATACAAGAAGCCACTTCCACCACCAGTCCCAATATACAAAAAGCCACTTCCCCCACTAGTCCCAGTATACAAAAAGCCTCTTCCCCCACCAATTCCCATATACACAAAGCCATTTCCACCACCAGTCCCATTCTTTaagccaaagccaaagccacaTCCATTCTTTaagccaaagccaaagccacaTCCATTCTTTAAGCCTCACCCTCCACTGCCAAAGATTCCTCATCCATTCTTTAAGCCTCTCCCTCCATTGCCAAAGATTCCTCACCCATTCTTTAAGAAGCCACCAATCCCACCACTCCACCCAAAATATTACTTCCCCCACCCAAAGGATGGCAAGTTCCCACCCATGCCACCTTTGGTTCCTCAATATCCTTAG